Genomic segment of Dactylococcopsis salina PCC 8305:
CATCATTACTTCTCGTTTTTTATTTAACAGCAATTACCGCCGATTTTGTTGCTCCTTATAGTCCCTACACTTCCGAAATTAACGGCTCTTTACTTCCTCCCACTGAGATTTATTGGCGCGACCAAACCACACAAAAATGGCTGGGTCCCCATATTTATCCCACTGAACAGGGACAAATGAATCTCGAAACAGGAAAAAGAGAATTAATGGTTAATTTTGACCAACCCTCTCCTTTACGTTTTTTTGTGAAAGGAACACCCTACAAAGTTTTAGAGATTAACTTGCCACTTCCTCCTAATTTTGAAACCGTAGAATTGTTTTCAGGTTGGGAACTCGATCGTCATTTATTCGGAACAACTGGAGAAGCTAAATTTCATCTTTTAGGAACGGATGAACAAGGACGTGATCAGTTTTCTCGTCTCATTCATGGTAGCCGAATTAGTTTATTTATTGGTTTATTTGGGATTGCAATTTCTTTCCCGTTAGGAATGATTTTTGGGGGTATTTCGGGTTACTTTGGCGGTTGGATAGATGGAATAATTATGCGTTTTGTTGAAGTTTTAATGACCATTCCCACCTTATATTTACTGGTGGCTTTAGCGGCAGTTTTACCCGCAAGTTTAACCAGTTCACAACGGTTTTTATTAATCATTGTCATTACTTCCTTTGTCAGTTGGTCAGGGTTGGCGAGGGTGATTCGAGGACAGGTTTTATCCATTAAAGAACGAGAATTTGTCGAAGCCGCTCGTGCTTTGGGTGGGAATTCTTTTTATATTATTCTCCGTCACGTTCTCCCTCAAACCGCGACTTATATTATTATCTCAGCAACCCTTGCCATTCCGAGTTTCATTTTAGCAGAATCGGTGTTAAGTTTAATTGGTCTTGGCATTCAACAGCCTGATCCCTCATGGGGAAATTTGCTTTCAGTTGCCACTAATGCTTCGGTTTTAGTGCTACAACCTTGGTTAGTTTGGCCCCCTGCGATTTTGATTATTTTAACCGTTTTGGCGTTTAATTTATTGGGGGATGGTCTTAGAGATGCCCTTGCTCCACGTTAGAATAGAAATTATTTAGGATTTTCATCAATCATGCGTCAGTTATTTAAACAAATTTTCGCGACTTTAATTGGTAGTTTTCTCGGTCTAGTTCTGTTTTCAATTATCGGCACGGGAAGTTTATTCGTTTTATTATTAATTGCGGGAAATCGCACCCAAGATGCACAGATTTCTTCA
This window contains:
- a CDS encoding ABC transporter permease — translated: MNWWRKLKKNALARIGASLLLVFYLTAITADFVAPYSPYTSEINGSLLPPTEIYWRDQTTQKWLGPHIYPTEQGQMNLETGKRELMVNFDQPSPLRFFVKGTPYKVLEINLPLPPNFETVELFSGWELDRHLFGTTGEAKFHLLGTDEQGRDQFSRLIHGSRISLFIGLFGIAISFPLGMIFGGISGYFGGWIDGIIMRFVEVLMTIPTLYLLVALAAVLPASLTSSQRFLLIIVITSFVSWSGLARVIRGQVLSIKEREFVEAARALGGNSFYIILRHVLPQTATYIIISATLAIPSFILAESVLSLIGLGIQQPDPSWGNLLSVATNASVLVLQPWLVWPPAILIILTVLAFNLLGDGLRDALAPR